The Brassica napus cultivar Da-Ae unplaced genomic scaffold, Da-Ae ScsIHWf_1108;HRSCAF=1574, whole genome shotgun sequence genome segment TAAGATACTTTCCAATAATCCCACGGCTAAAGAGGATGTTTAGGTCTGAAGAAATGGCCAGAAACCTAAGGTGGCATTCTACTAACCAGAGCAGCGATGGGAAACTAAGGCATCCCGTAGATTCTGTGACATGGAAACAGATGAATGACAAGTATCCCACATTTGCCGCTGAGGAAAGGAATATACGGCTGGGACTCTCTACGGATGGATTTAATCCTTTCAACATGCAGAGCAGTAAGTACAGTTGTTGGCCTGTGCTGTTAGTTAACTACAATTTGCCTCCTAACCTATgtatgaagaaggagaatatcATGCTAACACTGCTCATTCCTGGTCCACAACAGCCTggtaatagtattgatgtctaCTTAGAGCCATTAATAGAGGATTTAAATCAGTTGTGGAGCAAAGGAGAGTCAACATATGATGTTGTGAGTAACACTGCATTTACAATGAAGGCAATGCTGCTCTGGACTATTAGTGATTTCCCAGCCTATGGAAATCTAGCTGGATGCAAAGTGAAAGGAAAAATGGGTTGTCCTGTGTGCGGGAAACACACTGATAGTATGTGGCTGAAGTTCTGTAGGAAGCATGTGTATATGTCTCATAGAAAGGGTCTCCCACCAACGCATAGATATAGGTCGAAGAAGGCTTGGTTTGATGGACACGCTGAACACGGGAGAAAGTCTAGGATACTATCTGGTCATGACATTTCCAATAACCTGAAGCACTTTGTTAACAACTTTGGGAATTTTAGAGAAGGTAGAACGAAGAGGAAAAGAACAGTGAGTGTTGAAGAAGACTGTGATATTGAGGACGTTTCCAGTGAATCTGaggcagaggaagaagatgaagttgatgaGGAGGAGTTGTCAAGATGGAAAAAAAGATCAATCTTCTTTCAACTTCCTTATTGGGAGGTAAGTCTTATATTGAACACACAATATTCCTTGTATATTATTATCTTTAAGACTCTCACAGTTTTGCTTCTTTTGTATTGATATTTAGGAACTACCCGTGAGGCATAATTTGGACGTAATGCACATTGAGCGAAATGTGGCAAAGAGCATTGTCTCAACGTTACTTCACTGTGGGAATTCGAAGGATGGTCTCAATACACGTAAGGATCTGGAACATCTTGGTATTAGAAAGGATCTGCACCCGAGGGCCAAAGGGAAAAGGACTTACCTACCAGCAGCACCTTGGTCTTTGTCGAAGAGTGAGAAGAAAGTATTCTGCAAGCGACTTTCTGATTTTAAAGGACCTGATGGATATTGTTCAAACATATCTAGGGGTGTTTCAGTAGAAGAGTGTAAGGTATCAGGTCTCAAATCACATGATTATCATGTGCTGATGCAACAGTTACTCCCGGTTGCAGTTAGAGGATTATTACCTAAAGGCCCGAGACTAGCAATATTACGGATGTGTGCATTCTTCAACCGGTTATGCCAGCGAGTAATAGATGTAGAGCAGATTTCAAAAATGGAAGCAGAAGTTGTGGAAACTCTCTGTATGTTTGAGAGATTTTTTCCTCCAAGCTTCTTCGACATAATGGTTCATTTGACAGTTCATCTTGGAAGGGAAGCTAAACTATGTGGTCCAGTCCATTTTCGCTGGATGTATCCATTTGAGAGGTAACTtatactatatttaaattttaaaatctctaGACTGtgactaaaactttttttactcTATGTAGACACATGAAGATCCTGAAAGACTATGTTAGAAACACTGCGAGGCCAGAGGGTTGTATTGCTGAGTCCTATCTTGCAGAAGAGTGCATGCAGTTCTGCAGTGCGTTTCTTAAAAAGACAACCAATGTGGAGGAGAAATTAGATAGGAATGCTGACTATGAGAGCCAGACAATCCTAGAGGGACGTCCAATATCGGCACCAAAATCAATTAACCTCTCTGAAATGGAGAAGAAAACAGCCCACCTTGCTGTCCTACAGAACACATCTGTTGTTGACCCTTATGTTGAGTAAGTGACTGCATTTTTTAACTTCGTAACCTATAAGCTACGTAGGAACtgaaacatttgttttttgTGTCACAAGCATGCATCTACAATTTCTACAAGACACAAATGCAAGATGTAGACGTGATGCAACATATTTGTGGAGTACACATACCCTGAATTTTGCTTCTTGGTTAAAA includes the following:
- the LOC125595978 gene encoding uncharacterized protein LOC125595978 encodes the protein MLEKAWVHLSRVDPAYEKGAWDFVQAVSAGDGADKFIICPCTDCRNVDRHSAADIVDHLVRRGMDEVYKQRKDWYHHGEVYSVAEGEMKEKQWNEEIVGLYRAVENLDEELATERDFCEMAEGEDMKEDEFLAKIADAETPLYPSCANHSKLSAIVSLFRLKTKNGWSDKSFDDLLETLPEMLPEDNVLHTSLYEVKKFLKSFDMGYEKIHACVNDCCLFRKKLKKLDSCPKCKASRWKINQHTGEIKKGVPQKVLRYFPIIPRLKRMFRSEEMARNLRWHSTNQSSDGKLRHPVDSVTWKQMNDKYPTFAAEERNIRLGLSTDGFNPFNMQSSKYSCWPVLLVNYNLPPNLCMKKENIMLTLLIPGPQQPGNSIDVYLEPLIEDLNQLWSKGESTYDVVSNTAFTMKAMLLWTISDFPAYGNLAGCKVKGKMGCPVCGKHTDSMWLKFCRKHVYMSHRKGLPPTHRYRSKKAWFDGHAEHGRKSRILSGHDISNNLKHFVNNFGNFREGRTKRKRTVSVEEDCDIEDVSSESEAEEEDEVDEEELSRWKKRSIFFQLPYWEELPVRHNLDVMHIERNVAKSIVSTLLHCGNSKDGLNTRKDLEHLGIRKDLHPRAKGKRTYLPAAPWSLSKSEKKVFCKRLSDFKGPDGYCSNISRGVSVEECKVSGLKSHDYHVLMQQLLPVAVRGLLPKGPRLAILRMCAFFNRLCQRVIDVEQISKMEAEVVETLCMFERFFPPSFFDIMVHLTVHLGREAKLCGPVHFRWMYPFERHMKILKDYVRNTARPEGCIAESYLAEECMQFCSAFLKKTTNVEEKLDRNADYESQTILEGRPISAPKSINLSEMEKKTAHLAVLQNTSVVDPYVECQWAVRGNGVKVEDGYTLVNLNQSQVSFNRDPYILASQAKQVFYSREDDTSCWYVVLRGPSRRYNETEEEDVNIDIGPLPSIIDMDVEIDEAHNARVDCEGIYV